TGTGAGTCATTTCAATTTTGTTAATTCTTTGAATTTACACTGCATTGATCTCAGGGTATATACTGCAGGGAGAGAcgaaatttgatttttttaaacatatgaTAATTCTGAGGCGGCGGGGTGTGGTGGGTTTTTACCTGTGCACAGGGAAGTCCAGGGTGTCCCAGACGCAGTAGCAGACGGTGGGGTGGAGCCCCCTCCCCTCGACACGGCGTGGGCAGAGTCCACCAGGAAGAAGGCTCTGCTCAAACTGGAGAAGCTGGACACAGACCTGAAAAACTACAAGGGGAACTCCATCAAGGAGAGCATCAGGTGCGCGGTGGCCGACACGTGTGCGGAGGCTTTAAAAAGCCTCAATGCAGACGTCTGGGGTATGCATCGATTTGCAGGGTTCATTGTAAGGGGTACAGCGCTGGTTCCAAGCTGATGAGGAGTGCAGTTGTATGTCTCACAGCAGACGGAGCTCAGGAGTTCCAGGCCTTGCTGCGGGCGTTTGATAGTTTAAACCCTGGTTGGACAGCTGGATTCAAACAATGACCAGACGATATTTTGATGACTGCTGGCACCTTGCCTCATTGTAGCTTCTGTGGCAGACCTCAGTTTTGTCAGGAGGCatgtttttcactgtgtcaAACCACTTGCTTTTTGCCATCCAGGAGGGGTCATGATGACCTTGGAGATCATTACTTAGACTGCGGTGACCTCAGCAATGCTTTGAAGTGTTACTCCCGTGCCCGAGACTACTGCACTAGCGCCAAGCATGTCATCAACATGTGTCTTAATGTAATCAAGGTATGTGCAGGATGGCTTTTTGTCATCAGTGTCTTTACATAAGCTGTATTCATACAGCATACCTGCATGCCCAGCCTAGACAAGCCAGTTGATCTGTATTTGGACCAATACAGTTGTGTATTTCACCCTTCCAGTGTTGGGTAGACTGTTGTTGACATGTTTTGTACCATTAGTGGTCTATAATTGAATGGGACCAATCCCATATAGCTTTTCCAACTGGGCATCAGACTATAGCAGGGGATCCTAAGTGTCAGCATCATTTCTCGTAATGGGCGTTCTGGatcttttaaaatctttaaaacaatttcagttaCATTGGAAAAATAGACTTGACAGAATTACATAAATGCCACAAAGATGAACTGTTAAGTTGTTTACTGATATTTTGGTATGatcatttgaatgtgtgcttttatgTAGTTGTAAAGGTAAAAGAATCTAATTTGCTTGTTGGTACTCCCCTTAGTGTGTTAAAGGTCATACTGCTGTGTTAATGAAGGCACTCTTAAAATCAATTTCTTGCTCTACATTACTTATCTGTTTTGTGACTACTCATGGTCAGATTGTATTGCTAACACAGAGCCCAACAGTAGAGGGCAGACTTTAATGTTATCATACTCTCTGTGAAGGTTAGTGTTTACCTCCAGAACTGGTCGCATGTACTCAGCTATGTCAGCAAGGCAGAATCCACTCCAGAGATAGCAGAGGTAAGTGGGATTACTAAAGACTTTAATGAACATGGCAAACAGTCCTAAACAAATGTGCACTTGCTATTGAAATATCTGTTCTCATTTTAGCAAcgaggagaaagagacagtcaAAACCAAGCAGTCCTCaccaaattaaaatgtgctgcaGGTAATTCTATTactcactgtgttttgtgttgttcatAAAAGCATACTCTCCAAGGCAGTGGCCCCATTTGAGAGCCCGCCATTAGTGCTCTCGTCCAAAGATCCTTTGATTAATGAAACAGTAGGTACATTTAAAGGTACATTACAAGAGCAGTAAGTCACAGCTGGTGTGTGCAAGGGTGTGTTGGGCAAATTTGGAGTAAAACTACTTAAAAAATGGTATTCTGATGgcttctccctcctctgtttCAGGCTTGGCAGAGCTAGCCTCTCGAAAGTACAAACAGGCAGCAAAGTGCTTCCTGCTGGCCTCCTTCGACCACTGCGACTTCCCTGAGGTGAGTCTGCCTCGGTTTTCACTCTCCTGCTCTCGGTTCATCGAAAGGTTAATAATTAGAAACAACGACAGCAGCAGAAGGTCTGTAATGACTACAGAGAAGACACTGTACATGTTTTGTGAATGTATTATGCGTTTGCTCTCTAACACCCTTCTGTGGTCCTGATCGCAATGATCAAAGATGTCTTTGACTCCGTTCCAGCTTCTCTCCCCTAGTAATGTGGCGGTGTATGGAGGCATGTGTGCACTGGCTACCTTCGACAGACAGGAGCTACAGCGGAACGTCATTTCCAGCAGGTGTGCGCTTTTGCAAAGCCAGCCAagtgcataaaatcaaaatttaatcAAACACTGAACCCAGGGTGTACAGGTGGAATATTTGGGCTTTGTAATATCAAACAGCagttgaatgaaatgaaattttgcCAAGTGAAAAAAGTATTCAAAGGGCTTCTAAAAGAGAATGAGTTTGTGAAAGGAGCTGTATGTTTTGAGTTTTGCCTTCCTTGGGCAGGGATTAGGTGCACAGTCTATGTAAAGGTTTGAATGACGTCAGCCACCTCCAGAAGACAGCAAGGGAAAACAGAATGTTCATTTCTACTTAGTCAAAAGCCATTTTTGCAGAATTGCTGTTAAACACACAGGCAGTTATGCAATCTAATCATTCAATAAAGCATTTAATGGTTGACTTTTGTTTCTTATACATTAGATTGACGCATTCTTGCCATTAGTTTGACACCAGGTTGACTTGCTGAAATCAACAAAACAGTTTGTGAAGGAAgtgaaaaaacataacatttactTAAATGTGCTATTCAAGGACAAAGTACATTATCATTGAGTGACTGAATAGAGGCCTCAGTGTCTTTTAGAAAAATATTACATGGGTTTTCACTAGGCAATGTTTGCCACCTCTTGCACAGGTTTTGATGCCATAAATTGAAAGCTGCCTTTCATTAAcccatatttgtttttctgcagctcctttaaattatttttagaattgGAGCCTCAGGTCCGTGACATTATCTTCAAATTTTATGAGTCGAAGTATGCTTCCTGCCTGAAAATGCTGGATGAGATGAAGGTCAGTGTGATGTCACTTTACAATCAGCTGCTTTATTGACCACCTGAGGATCTGCTCGAGATGTGTACATGAACGACATCTGTGCTTTCATCATCAAAATGACGATATTTTAAGATAACTGCTACACGGTTCAGCGGGTCCTTCATTGTTTCACCTTACTCCACCTCCCAGAAAAGCTAAGTTTACTGCCCTTGGTTATGTAGGTATTATAGTTATTTTATCCAGTGCTATTAATACCACCCACACAGTCATTTCACTTCTCTCTATTAGATGAGATTAGCATGACAAGCTCTTGGAGGCTTCAGCAATAACAAGatgaatcattttgaaaatcagtGATGCAGTTTTCATCTTGCATTTGTGTCAGTGTCACCACTCACTGACCAGTACTGACAATATAAGCGATTGTTTAGTACTGAGATACTGAACAATTTGTcactttaataaaaatgataagcAGACGCAGTTACCGATCATCTGATTGTTTCTCCTCATACGTGTTGAATTGACTGGCCAAGTAACTGACCAACacaatgttattaaaaatggcaTTCATCGCGTGGTTCAAAAGATTTAATTTACATTCATCTTTGCAGTACAATTAACCTCTTTTTTCTAGTGGACAGTTTCTACAGCTGAATATAGTTTAATCTTTTTGAATGTACACAAGAGTATaaattgttcaaaaataaattttcacCAATTTGTCATGCTTGTGTCACAGCTCAGATTTAAGTTTTCCCAGATTCTTGTCCTACTAATTACATTCTGTCATATTATATGTCATACTCTGTCATACTGTCTTTTGCTTATCATTCGTATCAAGTGAACAATCCTATGCATTATTAATTGATGATGGCTGAGAGCGAATTCATCTCTGGGTTCGCACTGTCTTTCAGGATAACCTTCTTCTAGATATGTACCTGGCACCACATGTAAGgacactgtacacacaaatcAGGAACAGAGCTCTCATACAGGTGAGTGGAGCTGTCCTTAAAGCATCATTCCCTAGGTGTAGATATGTGCATGTGCCACTGGGCCTTTGGCTTTCAGTCAGCTGTGGTGCAGGCCTGTGCCTAGCTGGGCAACCAGTTGCTTTTCTTCACTGTTTGTGATTGCATAACATGGTCAGCTTTTCTGAGCAGATATCAGAAACAGTTGATACTGAAGTCTCTTAAATCTTTAGCCTTCAGAAGGATGCATCTGTAGTATCTGGTCTCCAAAGATTTTACTGCAATTTCCATGCCAAATCAATACCAGATACTTGGTTAGGTACGTGTGTAAATTGTATTGACTCTTAGAGGATAACTGTGAATTGTAGAGACCACTAAATCGCAAGCAGCTTCAATTATGGTCATTGAGCGCTGAAAGGTGTCAGGACTTTGAAGCAGACCCAGATGTGCACTGTTTATGCTGTAGTTACGTGAGCATTATGATTTACCGTGTAGTAGCACTGCAGTGACATAATGGATACAATGATATACGTTCATGCAAAGACGCTGGCATTACCGCATCTGATTTTCAGTATATCACGTTGCTCTTTGTCCTGTCACAATACATACATCACGGCTAATGGCAAATGCATGAGACGATGTAGTCAGGCCCCCATTTTAACCATTTACTGATTGCAGTGTGATGTAACCTCGCGTTGTGCTCTGTCGCTGGCAGTACTTCAGCCCCTATGTGTCGGCCGACATGAACAGGATGGCGGTGGCTTTCAACACCACGGTGGCGGCGCTGGAAGACGAGCTGACGCAGCTGATCCTGGAGGGTTTGATCAACGCCCGCATCGACTCACACAGCAAGGCAAGGCCCACATCCTTGGgccctctgtcctcctgcacACCatccagctctgctctctctctcccggaTGTCTCTCTTATTCGCCTTCATCTGAAGAGCTGTACTCACTGGCTAGGTTTTATATGTCAGCCTTGACTGTCTTCTTCCTCCCTAGAATGTGAAAATACTGTGGGGATGCGCATGAAACAGAACAGTGGCTAGCCTTACCTTATTATCCGgcaaattataaaaatatttccccAGTTGTGCAGCAGATGGGAGGCTTGCTCTGATCTCCGTAATCTATCCAGTGAAACCGAGTATGCGACTGAGCGTCAGAGGAAGCCTAAAATctcttttgaacattttttttttaaaaggaattgGCAGTAATGTGTCTCACATCTTCTAGTACTCTCAGATCTCCTAACATTGTAGACGATGATGCAATAGTATGAGACTCGGCTTTGTATAGCTTTGCAGATCTTCCCCGCACAATTATGGGCTGCAGATGGTGTGAGTAGGTATGAAATAATGGAAGAATCTGAAGTGACCATTTAGGAAGAAAAGAGTTGAGGTGGGGTACATTTCTATACGAATGATCAGTGGTGGtggttgcagtgtttttttaagtaaCAGCAACATCTGATTAATCCCAGAGCAAAGACAGTACCAGTTTCACCTTTGCCACATAGCATGCAAAAGGCATTGGTTGCAGTCTTCATTAATAAACCTGTTATATGGAGAAAATACTATCCTTTTACTGTTTGAAGTCCATTCCACCTTGGTACATATGGGTAATTCTAAATTTAATAGTACCTTGTAAGCATAGGTTGATGAACGGAGCTGTAGgtacagaaagaaagaggctCTGGGGGAAGACAAGGTGCCCATCCGGTCATGGAAGCTATGCAGACATTGGTTACATGTATCATTTAGGGTACAAAGACCTTTGCATGACCATGTGGTATGTTTGAAAGGTTGGCTTCTGGACAGTTTACAGAGTTGTTCCATAGCAGAGAGTGTATGTTAACAGACGATAGTGTTTACGTCGTTTTTTCTACTGTTCTTCATACAGTTAAGGAATGTGTTATAATAGGGGCTGATCTAATGGCAACAGCCGTAATTTTACAAGCCAAAGAAACAAATATCCTGTAATCAGGCTGGGTAAACTaaaattgcttcagtatttCTCCAGGGGACCAGTGAATGTGGAGTTATCCAAACATTAAGTACTCACAACTAAAATTCCAACCAATGACACTGAAAATTAGGCAACGTCAGAACCCCTGTATCACTGGGACATTGCAGGGCAGGCGTCGGATTTTTGGCTTCTCATCACTTCAGACACATCCTAATATTATTCAGTCAATTTGTTTAAAGTAGTTACCAAGTGGGGGTAGTGGCAttatagaaaaagaaaattaatgcaAGGAAGGGGATTTATTTTAACCATTGCCATTCTGCCCACTCCTTCATGGACCTTTTTAATAAACTGGATACAGTTAGAGAAGTtgcatatttaatattgtgAGGGATGAGTTGCGAAGGCA
This genomic stretch from Megalops cyprinoides isolate fMegCyp1 chromosome 1, fMegCyp1.pri, whole genome shotgun sequence harbors:
- the LOC118789360 gene encoding COP9 signalosome complex subunit 1-like, which produces MPLPVQVFNFQGAGEPMQIDADPQEDQQNVPDTSYVVENPTLDLEQYASSYSGLMRIERLQFIADHCPQFRVEALKMALSFVQRTFNVDVYEEIHRKLTEATREVQGVPDAVADGGVEPPPLDTAWAESTRKKALLKLEKLDTDLKNYKGNSIKESIRRGHDDLGDHYLDCGDLSNALKCYSRARDYCTSAKHVINMCLNVIKVSVYLQNWSHVLSYVSKAESTPEIAEQRGERDSQNQAVLTKLKCAAGLAELASRKYKQAAKCFLLASFDHCDFPELLSPSNVAVYGGMCALATFDRQELQRNVISSSSFKLFLELEPQVRDIIFKFYESKYASCLKMLDEMKDNLLLDMYLAPHVRTLYTQIRNRALIQYFSPYVSADMNRMAVAFNTTVAALEDELTQLILEGLINARIDSHSKILYARDVDQRSTTFEKSLQMGKEFQRRAKAMILRAAVLRNQIHVKSPPREGSQGELTTANSQTRMSTNM